In Ctenopharyngodon idella isolate HZGC_01 chromosome 2, HZGC01, whole genome shotgun sequence, the following are encoded in one genomic region:
- the LOC127503948 gene encoding putative defense protein, which yields MHIQFLILVFWLNLHTLTAFRNGQVTQACMSMTPEHGNNASTLEPPYTVTSDASNYTDGQVITVTLQANETGFRGFLLQARDEKGPVGTFTVMENSQLLTCGTEGSSVSHTSNDDKSNIVVQWKAPSSNNTDIWFRATFVQNFSIFWVGVQSDPVRFLATNPPNVTVSPPNVTVSTPSRTTDDSPSISLTWCLFLLPLLAII from the exons ATGCATATACAGTTTCTCATCCTGGTTTTTTGGCTGAATCTTCACACTCTAACGGCATTCAGGAATGGGCAGGTGACTCAGGCATGCATGTCTATGACTCCTGAACATGGGAATAATGCCTCTACATTAGAACCTCCATATACTGTCACCTCAGATGCCTCTAACTACACAGATGGTCAGGTGATCACAG TGACACTACAAGCAAATGAGACTGGATTCAGGGGCTTTCTTCTTCAGGCCAGGGATGAGAAGGGTCCAGTAGGAACTTTCACAGTCATGGAAAACTCTCAATTACTCACCTGTGGAACCgaa GGCTCATCTGTCAGTCATACTTCAAATGATGACAAATCAAATATTGTGGTTCAGTGGAAAGCTCCGAGCAGTAACAACACAGATATTTGGTTCAG GGCAACATTTGTGCAGAATTTCTCTATCTTCTGGGTTGGTGTTCAAAGTGATCCTGTTAGATTCCTGGCGACAAATCCTCCAAATGTGACCGTCTCCCCACCCAACGTGACCGTCTCCACACCCAGCAGAACAACTGACGATAGTCCATCAATTTCTCTCACATGGTGTCTTTTTCTTCTACCTCTGCtggcaattatttaa